In Natronomonas halophila, one DNA window encodes the following:
- a CDS encoding DMT family transporter → MLARLEARTPPLAALAVAIVAVSTSAILARWSAADAVVLAFYRVLLTTLLIAPLVFTRYRGEFDAFGLRDLLIAGLTGAALAVHFSAYFESLEWTSVAASVTLVQSQPVFVALGAALLLSERIGARKAVGIAIAIVGIVAMSASEFVSGAAVAGTRPLFGNALAVLGAFMAAIYVLVGRSLRQRIALVPYVMVVYSACALTLFVVALVQDLQLTGYPTREWLIFLGMAVGPGIFGHTVINWALEHVESSVVSVSLLGEPVGATLLGVLLLAEVPGLPTVAGGAVVLFGIYITSTARA, encoded by the coding sequence GTGCTGGCCCGTCTCGAAGCCCGGACGCCGCCGCTTGCCGCGCTGGCGGTCGCCATCGTCGCCGTCTCGACGAGCGCGATTCTCGCCCGCTGGAGCGCGGCCGACGCCGTCGTCTTGGCGTTCTATCGGGTGCTGTTGACGACGCTACTCATCGCGCCGCTGGTCTTCACTCGATACCGGGGGGAGTTCGACGCCTTCGGATTGCGCGACCTGCTGATTGCGGGACTGACAGGTGCGGCGCTTGCGGTCCACTTCTCGGCGTACTTCGAGAGCCTCGAATGGACCAGCGTCGCCGCCAGCGTCACGCTGGTCCAGTCCCAGCCCGTCTTCGTCGCGCTGGGCGCCGCGCTGCTTTTGAGCGAGCGTATCGGCGCCCGGAAGGCCGTCGGCATCGCCATCGCCATCGTCGGTATCGTGGCGATGTCGGCAAGCGAGTTCGTTTCCGGGGCGGCCGTCGCCGGAACCCGCCCGCTGTTCGGCAACGCTTTGGCCGTCCTCGGCGCGTTCATGGCAGCTATCTACGTCCTCGTCGGGCGGTCGCTCCGGCAGCGGATCGCCCTCGTCCCCTACGTCATGGTGGTCTACTCCGCGTGCGCGCTCACGCTGTTCGTCGTCGCGCTGGTGCAGGACCTCCAGTTGACGGGCTATCCGACCCGCGAGTGGCTCATCTTCCTCGGGATGGCCGTCGGGCCGGGGATTTTCGGCCACACGGTCATCAACTGGGCGCTCGAACACGTCGAATCATCTGTCGTCAGCGTCTCCCTTCTGGGCGAACCCGTCGGTGCGACGCTGCTCGGTGTGCTGTTACTCGCGGAAGTCCCGGGCCTGCCGACCGTCGCCGGCGGTGCCGTCGTGCTGTTCGGCATTTATATCACGTCGACTGCGCGCGCCTGA
- a CDS encoding methytransferase partner Trm112 produces MKESLMDILCCPLDKSDLELEVIREDDDEILEGRLVCTDCGEEYPIEDGIPNLLPPDMREEAAA; encoded by the coding sequence ATGAAGGAGTCGCTCATGGATATCCTGTGCTGTCCGCTCGACAAAAGCGACCTCGAACTGGAGGTCATCCGCGAGGACGACGACGAGATTCTGGAGGGGCGGCTGGTCTGTACCGACTGCGGCGAGGAATACCCCATCGAGGACGGCATCCCGAACCTCCTGCCGCCGGACATGCGCGAGGAAGCGGCAGCCTGA
- a CDS encoding 50S ribosomal protein L10, with amino-acid sequence MSAEAESERKTETIPQWKREEVDDLIEFVERYDSVGVVDIAGIPSRQLQDMRRGLHGTAALRVSRNTLVVRALEEVDDGLEDLTEHVSGQVGLIGTNDNPFGLYQQLEESKTPAPIGAGEVAPNDIVIPEGDTGVDPGPFVGDLQAVGANARIEEGSIQVMEDSKVLDAGEEVSQDLANVLSELGIEPKEVGLDLRGVFSDGVLFAPEELAIDVEEYRADIESAAAAARNLAVNSEYPTSRTVPSLLAKAAGEAKSVGLSASVESPDLADDLVSTADAQVRALAAQIDDEEALPEELRGVEAPAAEAEAESEASDEEDEDAEAESSDEEAAEAEEGADDEEEDGGDALGDMFG; translated from the coding sequence ATGAGCGCCGAAGCCGAATCCGAACGCAAAACCGAAACGATTCCGCAGTGGAAGCGTGAGGAAGTCGACGACCTCATCGAGTTCGTCGAGCGATACGATTCGGTCGGCGTCGTCGACATCGCCGGCATCCCGAGCCGCCAACTGCAGGACATGCGCCGTGGCCTGCACGGTACCGCAGCCCTGCGCGTCTCGCGGAACACGCTCGTGGTTCGTGCCCTCGAAGAGGTCGACGACGGCCTCGAAGACCTGACCGAACACGTTTCCGGACAGGTCGGACTCATCGGCACGAACGACAACCCCTTCGGGCTCTACCAGCAGCTCGAGGAATCCAAGACCCCCGCGCCTATCGGCGCCGGTGAGGTCGCGCCCAACGACATCGTCATCCCCGAGGGTGACACGGGCGTCGACCCGGGTCCGTTCGTCGGCGACCTCCAGGCCGTCGGTGCGAACGCTCGCATCGAAGAGGGCTCCATCCAGGTGATGGAGGACTCGAAGGTTCTGGACGCTGGCGAGGAGGTCTCCCAGGACCTCGCGAACGTCCTCAGCGAACTCGGCATCGAGCCGAAAGAGGTCGGCCTCGACCTGCGTGGCGTGTTCTCCGACGGCGTGCTGTTCGCGCCCGAGGAACTCGCCATCGACGTCGAGGAGTACCGCGCGGACATCGAGTCCGCCGCGGCCGCAGCCCGGAACCTCGCGGTCAACTCCGAGTACCCGACTTCACGGACGGTCCCCTCGCTGCTGGCGAAGGCAGCGGGCGAGGCCAAGTCCGTCGGTCTCTCGGCGTCCGTCGAGAGCCCGGACCTCGCGGACGACCTCGTCTCGACGGCTGACGCGCAGGTTCGCGCGCTGGCCGCGCAAATCGACGACGAGGAGGCGCTCCCCGAGGAGCTCCGCGGCGTCGAGGCGCCCGCAGCAGAGGCGGAAGCCGAATCCGAGGCGTCCGACGAGGAGGACGAGGACGCAGAAGCAGAATCGAGCGACGAAGAAGCAGCGGAAGCCGAGGAAGGCGCCGACGACGAGGAAGAAGACGGCGGCGACGCTCTCGGCGACATGTTCGGGTGA
- a CDS encoding GIY-YIG nuclease family protein: MTGGTYTLLVEVPEATTISVGALGDQQFPAGWYAYTGSALGTGGFGRVDRHYELAAGDRETRHWHIDYLLGHPESRIRGDVRTPDSDIECAVASGLPEGPVDGFGASDCDCESHLAYAETGAELQTAVADAHRQARSE, from the coding sequence GTGACCGGCGGTACCTACACCCTGCTCGTCGAGGTGCCCGAAGCGACGACCATCAGCGTCGGCGCCCTCGGCGACCAGCAGTTTCCCGCAGGCTGGTACGCATACACCGGCAGCGCGCTCGGAACGGGCGGCTTCGGCCGCGTGGACCGCCACTACGAACTCGCCGCTGGCGACCGGGAGACCCGCCACTGGCATATCGACTACCTGCTGGGCCATCCCGAGAGCCGGATTCGCGGCGACGTGCGAACGCCCGATTCGGACATCGAGTGTGCCGTCGCCAGCGGGCTCCCTGAAGGGCCAGTCGACGGCTTCGGCGCCTCCGATTGCGATTGTGAAAGCCACCTCGCCTACGCCGAGACGGGCGCCGAACTGCAAACGGCCGTCGCCGACGCGCACCGACAGGCCCGGTCGGAGTAA
- a CDS encoding 50S ribosomal protein L11, translating to MAGTIEVLVPGGQADPGPPLGPELGPTPVDVQAVVNEINEQTEAFDGTEVPVTVEYEDDGSFEIEVGVPPTAALIKDELGFETGSGEPQEDFVADMSVEQLKKIAEQKLPDLLAYDARGASKEVAGTCVSLGVTIEGEDARTYKQRLEDGEYDDTFAEAEAAA from the coding sequence ATGGCTGGAACTATCGAAGTGCTCGTCCCCGGCGGGCAGGCCGACCCCGGGCCGCCGCTCGGCCCCGAACTCGGCCCGACGCCCGTGGACGTGCAGGCGGTTGTCAACGAAATCAACGAGCAGACGGAAGCCTTCGACGGCACCGAAGTCCCCGTGACCGTCGAATACGAGGACGACGGCTCCTTCGAAATCGAGGTCGGTGTCCCGCCGACGGCCGCCCTCATCAAGGACGAACTCGGCTTCGAGACGGGTTCGGGCGAACCTCAGGAGGACTTCGTCGCCGACATGTCCGTCGAACAGCTCAAGAAAATCGCCGAGCAGAAGCTCCCGGACCTGCTCGCCTACGACGCCCGCGGCGCCTCCAAAGAGGTCGCCGGTACGTGTGTCTCCCTCGGTGTCACCATCGAAGGCGAGGACGCCCGTACCTACAAGCAGCGGCTCGAAGACGGCGAGTACGACGACACCTTCGCCGAGGCTGAAGCGGCAGCGTAA
- a CDS encoding tripartite tricarboxylate transporter permease, with translation MEVALAPRSTLTALAFVAGGIALGTASGLIPGLHANNMALLLAGIAPSVPGPPLSVGMAMLSAGVVHTFLEIVPTLALGVPDPAMAVAALPGHRLVLEGRGREALRLSALGSGIAVLLAVPLAVPVTRTMVSLWPLVRANLSVVLLALVGVLLLTERDFVSMAVGAFAFVTSAMLGIATLDLSPDAPLAAGGVLAPLFAGLFGAPVLIDAIGGEGVPPQDDPAVAVSKLGMTGLSGLGTVAGAIVGYVPAVSSAVAATLSLLAVPGRYGARGFVVTTSGVNTANTIFALFALVALGAPRTGVLVAVEEASVPLSVPHLLAAVALAAVVGFCLVVTLGDRYLRVVGRIDPTRLSVTVLVGLGAIGYLFAGPVGIGCYIAAAVIGLVPARFHARRVHLMGVLIGPILLG, from the coding sequence ATGGAGGTGGCCCTCGCGCCCCGAAGCACGCTGACAGCGCTGGCGTTCGTCGCCGGAGGTATCGCGCTGGGAACGGCCAGCGGACTGATTCCGGGGCTTCACGCGAACAATATGGCGCTGCTGTTGGCCGGCATCGCGCCGTCGGTACCGGGACCGCCGCTGTCGGTGGGGATGGCGATGTTGTCGGCCGGCGTGGTCCACACGTTCCTCGAAATCGTGCCGACGCTGGCGCTGGGCGTCCCCGACCCGGCGATGGCCGTCGCGGCACTTCCGGGCCACCGACTCGTCCTCGAAGGGCGGGGGCGGGAGGCGCTCCGCCTGTCGGCGCTGGGTAGTGGCATCGCCGTTCTGCTTGCGGTCCCGCTCGCGGTTCCGGTCACACGGACGATGGTCTCGTTGTGGCCGCTGGTGCGGGCGAACCTCTCCGTCGTCCTGCTGGCCCTCGTCGGCGTCCTTCTCTTGACCGAACGGGACTTCGTCTCGATGGCCGTCGGGGCCTTCGCCTTCGTCACGAGCGCGATGCTCGGGATTGCGACGCTGGACCTCTCACCGGATGCCCCGCTTGCGGCCGGGGGCGTGCTCGCACCGCTTTTCGCTGGCCTGTTCGGCGCGCCCGTACTCATCGACGCCATCGGCGGCGAAGGAGTCCCACCGCAGGACGACCCTGCCGTCGCCGTCTCGAAACTCGGAATGACTGGCTTGTCGGGGCTCGGAACCGTCGCCGGTGCTATCGTCGGCTACGTGCCCGCCGTCTCCAGTGCCGTTGCCGCGACGCTGTCCCTGCTCGCGGTGCCGGGCCGCTACGGCGCCCGGGGATTCGTCGTGACGACGTCCGGGGTCAACACTGCGAACACGATTTTCGCCCTCTTCGCGCTGGTCGCACTCGGTGCGCCACGAACCGGCGTGCTCGTCGCCGTCGAGGAGGCGAGCGTGCCGCTTTCGGTCCCGCACCTGCTCGCCGCGGTGGCTCTCGCTGCGGTAGTCGGGTTCTGTCTCGTGGTGACCCTCGGTGACCGGTACCTCCGGGTGGTCGGTCGCATCGACCCGACGCGACTATCGGTCACCGTGCTGGTCGGCCTCGGCGCTATCGGGTATCTGTTCGCGGGTCCCGTCGGTATCGGGTGTTATATCGCAGCGGCGGTAATCGGGCTGGTCCCCGCCCGGTTTCACGCTCGGCGCGTCCACCTGATGGGGGTGCTCATCGGGCCGATATTACTCGGATGA
- the rpl12p gene encoding 50S ribosomal protein P1: MEYVYAALILHETGEEINEDKLTGVLEAAGVDVEESRVKALVAALEDVDVEEAIETAAAAPAGGAAAGGAASGAADEEAEADEAEEEAEEEAEADEEEDGDDEDGGEGLGELFG; the protein is encoded by the coding sequence ATGGAATACGTTTACGCAGCACTTATCCTGCACGAGACTGGCGAAGAGATCAACGAAGACAAGCTGACGGGCGTCCTTGAGGCGGCCGGTGTCGACGTCGAGGAATCCCGCGTCAAGGCGCTCGTCGCCGCGCTGGAGGACGTTGACGTCGAAGAGGCCATCGAGACGGCCGCGGCCGCACCCGCGGGCGGCGCCGCTGCTGGCGGCGCTGCTTCCGGTGCTGCCGACGAAGAGGCCGAGGCCGACGAGGCCGAGGAAGAAGCCGAAGAAGAAGCCGAAGCCGACGAAGAGGAAGACGGCGACGACGAGGACGGCGGCGAGGGCCTCGGCGAACTGTTCGGCTAA
- a CDS encoding thiol-disulfide oxidoreductase DCC family protein, giving the protein MANGEPVDSGVAIPTDKPILLFDGVCNLCNGFVQWVIERDPEARFRFAALQSEAGQQLLERHGLPTERFETFVLIEGEDYYTKSTAALRMLKRLGFPYSLLYPFVAVPRSIRDRVYEFVAANRYDWFGQRDRCLVPPSDLEDRFIDGDAR; this is encoded by the coding sequence GTGGCAAACGGCGAGCCAGTCGACAGCGGCGTCGCAATCCCAACTGACAAGCCGATACTGCTGTTCGACGGCGTTTGCAACCTCTGTAACGGCTTCGTTCAGTGGGTCATCGAGCGGGACCCCGAGGCACGCTTCCGGTTCGCGGCGCTGCAGTCCGAGGCCGGCCAGCAGTTGCTGGAACGGCATGGCTTGCCGACCGAACGCTTCGAGACGTTCGTGCTCATCGAGGGCGAGGATTACTATACGAAGTCGACCGCCGCGCTTCGGATGCTGAAGCGGCTCGGGTTCCCGTATTCGCTCCTCTATCCCTTCGTCGCCGTTCCGCGCTCGATTCGCGACCGGGTTTACGAGTTCGTGGCGGCCAACCGCTACGACTGGTTCGGCCAGCGGGACCGATGTCTGGTGCCGCCGTCGGACCTCGAAGACCGATTTATCGACGGCGACGCGCGGTGA
- a CDS encoding DR2241 family protein, whose product MNDTQLTALVEATDEGIDYDGLSVARDGDTYTFETPGTSHEGLDEDGLHEVATENPWFVSNWYFWTQADRPDPEEAFLRWLEGADETPVPERYEAMADGGLTESWGQLHIDISLGQDGQRVYTLRNEEDSDADVEALEVHTDPLDARELVKHDDRGRYRPLKTAPTLPTGWAFVDLDGRALGRAVDVIYPVTIANWHLERQGDLDVSHWVPTMERQTGIYGVIQTWDRGEGHEHVNWVAEACCDDSQCLKRREWEYDEETDLDVDGGDGEFPCREPCSMVVAAARQWTKLEAEEPKTYEFELTPSEKEQIEAIIDTVAEGEADEVREADVYDDANRYRTRFLRAKRFDEEGNLCGVPTDDE is encoded by the coding sequence GTGAACGACACACAACTCACCGCGCTCGTCGAGGCGACCGACGAGGGCATCGACTACGACGGACTCTCCGTCGCCCGCGACGGCGACACCTACACCTTCGAGACCCCCGGCACCTCCCACGAGGGCCTCGACGAGGACGGCCTCCACGAGGTGGCTACCGAGAACCCGTGGTTCGTCTCGAACTGGTACTTCTGGACGCAGGCGGATCGCCCCGACCCCGAAGAGGCGTTCCTCCGGTGGCTGGAGGGCGCCGACGAGACGCCCGTTCCGGAGCGCTACGAGGCGATGGCCGACGGCGGCCTCACCGAATCGTGGGGGCAACTCCACATCGACATCTCGCTTGGACAGGACGGCCAGCGCGTCTACACCCTCCGAAACGAGGAAGACAGCGACGCCGACGTTGAGGCCCTGGAAGTCCACACCGACCCGCTGGACGCTCGCGAACTCGTCAAACACGACGACCGCGGGCGCTACCGGCCGCTGAAAACGGCGCCGACGCTCCCGACCGGATGGGCGTTCGTCGACCTGGACGGCCGGGCGCTCGGTCGCGCCGTCGACGTCATCTATCCGGTCACCATCGCCAACTGGCATCTCGAACGGCAGGGCGACCTCGACGTCTCCCACTGGGTGCCGACCATGGAACGGCAGACCGGCATCTACGGCGTCATCCAGACGTGGGACCGCGGCGAGGGCCACGAGCACGTCAACTGGGTTGCCGAGGCCTGTTGTGACGACTCTCAATGCCTGAAGCGCCGCGAGTGGGAGTACGACGAGGAGACGGACCTCGACGTCGACGGCGGCGACGGCGAGTTCCCGTGTCGGGAGCCCTGTTCGATGGTCGTCGCGGCCGCACGCCAGTGGACCAAGCTCGAAGCCGAGGAGCCGAAAACCTACGAGTTCGAACTCACGCCGAGCGAAAAGGAGCAAATCGAGGCCATCATCGACACCGTCGCCGAGGGCGAGGCCGACGAGGTCCGAGAGGCCGACGTCTACGACGACGCCAACCGCTACCGGACGCGCTTTTTGCGGGCGAAACGGTTCGACGAGGAAGGAAACCTCTGTGGCGTCCCGACCGACGACGAGTAA
- a CDS encoding 50S ribosomal protein L1 produces MANSIEDAVNRALEEAPERNFRETVDLAINLRDIDLDDPNNRVDESIVLPAGTGQDTRIVVFAEGETALQAEDVADDVLDSDDLEDLGDDDDAAKDLAEETDFFIAEENMMQDIGRYLGTVLGPRGKMPTPLDPDDDVVETVNRMKNTVQVRSRDRRTFHTRVGAEDMDAENISDNIDVILRRLFTDLEKGPQNIDAVYVKTTMGPAVEVPA; encoded by the coding sequence ATGGCAAATTCGATAGAGGACGCAGTAAATCGCGCACTCGAGGAGGCCCCTGAGCGGAATTTCCGTGAAACGGTCGACCTCGCGATTAACCTGCGCGACATAGACCTAGACGACCCCAACAACCGTGTAGACGAGAGTATCGTCCTACCTGCGGGTACGGGCCAGGACACGCGTATCGTCGTGTTCGCCGAAGGTGAAACGGCCCTCCAGGCCGAGGACGTTGCTGACGACGTGCTTGACAGCGACGACCTTGAAGACCTCGGCGACGACGATGACGCGGCGAAAGACCTCGCTGAAGAGACGGACTTCTTCATCGCGGAAGAGAACATGATGCAGGACATCGGTCGCTACCTCGGTACCGTGCTCGGTCCCCGAGGGAAGATGCCGACCCCGCTGGACCCCGACGACGACGTCGTCGAGACGGTCAACCGCATGAAGAACACCGTTCAGGTCCGTTCCCGTGACCGACGTACGTTCCACACGCGCGTCGGTGCCGAGGACATGGACGCCGAGAACATTTCCGACAACATCGACGTCATTCTGCGTCGGCTGTTCACGGACCTCGAGAAGGGGCCGCAGAACATCGACGCCGTCTACGTGAAGACGACGATGGGGCCGGCCGTGGAGGTGCCCGCATGA
- a CDS encoding DMT family transporter yields the protein MNDARVGALFVLCSAVGFGTLGIFGTVAGDIGLSIPTVLFFRFLLATVLVWALLGVRGRLKLLRGRDLLAGVALGAFGYAAMSGLYFLGLEFMTAGMVGIILYTYPVFVLVLAAAFLNEPVGRRSIAALAVTLSGIALITGADPAAADLRGVGIVLLAALVYASYITASRTTLEDVAAPILTAHVMPAAAITFLVIGLGTDSLAIPSGTVAWGTILAIAVFATAVPIFTFFAGLSRIGAGPAAILSTVEPVITVALGALFLAEPVSAVVVGGGSLVLLGVLLVPRR from the coding sequence ATGAATGATGCCCGCGTCGGCGCGCTGTTCGTGCTCTGTTCAGCCGTGGGCTTCGGTACGCTCGGCATCTTCGGCACCGTCGCCGGCGACATCGGCCTCTCGATTCCGACGGTCCTCTTCTTCCGCTTTTTGCTGGCGACGGTGCTGGTGTGGGCTCTCCTCGGCGTTCGCGGCCGCCTGAAACTCCTCCGGGGGCGCGACCTGCTCGCGGGCGTCGCTCTCGGTGCCTTCGGCTACGCCGCCATGTCCGGGCTCTACTTCCTCGGCCTCGAATTCATGACCGCCGGTATGGTCGGAATCATCCTCTATACCTACCCCGTCTTCGTCCTCGTGCTCGCGGCGGCCTTCCTGAACGAACCCGTCGGCCGCCGAAGCATCGCGGCGCTGGCGGTCACCCTCTCGGGCATCGCCCTCATCACCGGCGCGGACCCCGCGGCCGCTGACCTCCGCGGCGTCGGCATCGTTCTGCTGGCGGCACTGGTCTACGCCAGTTACATCACCGCCAGCCGAACCACACTGGAGGACGTGGCCGCGCCGATTCTGACCGCCCACGTCATGCCCGCCGCTGCGATTACGTTCCTCGTTATCGGCCTCGGCACCGACTCGCTTGCGATACCCTCCGGTACCGTCGCGTGGGGAACCATCCTCGCTATCGCCGTCTTCGCCACTGCCGTCCCGATTTTCACCTTCTTCGCCGGCCTCTCGCGTATCGGCGCCGGCCCGGCAGCGATTCTCAGCACCGTCGAGCCCGTCATCACCGTCGCGCTGGGCGCGCTCTTCCTCGCCGAACCCGTTTCTGCTGTCGTGGTCGGCGGTGGGTCACTCGTGCTACTCGGCGTCCTGCTCGTACCGCGACGGTAG
- a CDS encoding SDR family NAD(P)-dependent oxidoreductase, whose protein sequence is MLDDTVCIVCGGGGGIGEETAAALADEGARVVVNDLGVDVSGEGSDEQPAQETVDRIEQAGGEAMAHFGDVTDLDYTERLIADTVDEYGAVHAVVNFAGILRDGMLFKMDEDQWDSVIDVHLKGHFSPLRNAAAHWRKRYKESDGFERERSFICVSSGVSVGNIGQANYSAAKAGILGLMRTAALELDQYDVRVNAMWPTALTRMTEDLPGMAGVDEGDMGPQHTTGVPVFLASGEAEGITGCTLAVAGDSVSIVSDPERERSLSTDSEEGWSGDELADRWEELTDGYETRRLNSGY, encoded by the coding sequence ATGCTCGACGACACGGTCTGTATCGTCTGCGGTGGCGGCGGCGGCATCGGCGAGGAAACGGCAGCGGCGTTAGCCGACGAAGGCGCGAGGGTCGTCGTCAACGACCTCGGGGTCGACGTCTCCGGCGAAGGCTCCGACGAACAACCAGCCCAAGAGACGGTCGATAGAATCGAGCAGGCCGGCGGCGAGGCGATGGCTCACTTCGGCGACGTGACCGACCTCGACTATACGGAACGACTCATCGCCGACACCGTCGACGAATACGGCGCCGTCCACGCGGTGGTCAACTTCGCGGGCATCCTCCGTGACGGCATGCTGTTCAAGATGGACGAAGACCAGTGGGACAGCGTCATCGACGTCCACCTCAAGGGCCATTTTTCCCCGCTCCGCAACGCCGCCGCTCACTGGCGAAAGCGCTACAAGGAGTCGGACGGCTTCGAGCGTGAGCGCTCGTTCATCTGTGTCTCCAGCGGCGTCTCGGTCGGCAACATCGGACAGGCCAACTACTCGGCGGCGAAGGCGGGCATCCTCGGATTGATGCGAACCGCCGCCCTCGAACTCGACCAGTACGACGTCCGCGTCAACGCCATGTGGCCAACGGCACTGACCCGGATGACCGAGGACCTGCCCGGCATGGCCGGCGTCGACGAGGGGGATATGGGCCCGCAGCACACGACGGGTGTACCCGTCTTCCTCGCCAGCGGCGAGGCCGAAGGAATCACCGGTTGTACCCTCGCCGTCGCGGGCGACAGCGTCTCCATCGTTTCGGACCCCGAACGCGAGCGGAGTCTCTCGACGGATTCGGAAGAGGGCTGGTCCGGAGACGAACTCGCCGACCGATGGGAAGAACTCACCGACGGTTACGAGACGCGGCGGTTGAACAGCGGCTATTAA
- a CDS encoding DUF7524 family protein: MTETLGVDVNRTGLHTLEAQTTFEANGPFAIALTNHGEPAHVHVHLDDRLSEIARIEATNHYLESDETRHIEVKARDPTEWPSDIVRGKLKVVTGHGRETHYTDVRFDRTPEKEPVEVDPDLSKPQQTEETGVSPAMRALPVGVLGAVALLLAIGALFAADGINFILGAFAILAGVCCAVAANFLLG, encoded by the coding sequence GTGACCGAAACGCTCGGCGTCGATGTCAACCGGACGGGGCTGCATACGCTCGAAGCGCAGACCACCTTCGAGGCGAACGGCCCCTTCGCCATCGCGTTGACGAACCACGGCGAGCCGGCCCACGTTCACGTCCATCTCGACGACCGTCTCTCGGAAATAGCGCGCATCGAGGCCACGAACCACTACCTCGAATCCGACGAGACGCGCCACATCGAGGTCAAGGCCCGCGACCCGACGGAGTGGCCCTCGGATATCGTCCGCGGCAAACTGAAAGTCGTCACCGGCCACGGACGGGAGACCCACTACACCGACGTCCGGTTCGACCGCACCCCCGAAAAGGAGCCGGTCGAAGTCGATCCCGACCTTTCGAAACCGCAGCAAACCGAAGAAACGGGCGTCTCGCCGGCGATGCGCGCCCTGCCCGTCGGCGTCCTTGGCGCCGTTGCACTTCTCCTCGCTATCGGCGCGCTGTTCGCCGCCGACGGCATCAACTTCATCCTCGGTGCCTTCGCGATCTTGGCGGGCGTCTGCTGTGCCGTCGCCGCGAATTTCCTGCTGGGCTGA
- a CDS encoding CbiX/SirB N-terminal domain-containing protein: MQALVIVAHGSHLNPDASTPTYEHADTIREAGVFDEVETAFWKEEPSFREVLRTLESDEVYVVPLFISEGYFTEEVIPRELRLDDWDVEEWDSDGTSATHATLEADDVAKTVHYCGPVGTHDAMTDVIVRRAETVTGDPDVGDGFGLAVVGHGTERNENSAKAIEYHAERVAERDRFDEVKALFMDEDPEIDDVTDFFEAEDVIIVPLFVADGYHTQEDIPEDMGLTDDYRKGWDTPAEVDGHRIWYAGAVGTEALMADVVLERAADAGADVGNAIEEIRRRTRVAGTEDASASAGD, translated from the coding sequence ATGCAGGCGCTCGTCATCGTCGCCCACGGGTCGCATCTGAACCCGGACGCGAGTACCCCGACCTACGAGCACGCCGACACCATCCGCGAGGCCGGCGTCTTCGACGAGGTCGAAACCGCGTTCTGGAAGGAGGAACCGTCGTTCCGCGAGGTCCTGCGAACCCTCGAGAGCGACGAAGTGTACGTCGTCCCGCTGTTCATCTCGGAGGGATACTTCACCGAGGAGGTCATCCCCCGGGAACTCCGCCTCGACGACTGGGACGTCGAGGAATGGGATTCGGACGGTACGAGCGCCACCCACGCGACGCTGGAAGCCGACGACGTCGCAAAGACGGTCCACTACTGCGGGCCGGTCGGTACCCACGACGCGATGACCGACGTCATCGTCCGCCGCGCGGAGACGGTTACCGGCGACCCCGACGTAGGGGACGGCTTCGGCCTCGCCGTCGTCGGCCACGGCACCGAGCGCAACGAGAACTCCGCGAAGGCCATCGAGTACCACGCCGAACGCGTCGCCGAACGGGACCGCTTCGACGAGGTGAAGGCGCTGTTCATGGACGAGGACCCCGAAATCGACGACGTGACCGACTTCTTCGAGGCCGAGGACGTCATCATCGTCCCGCTGTTCGTCGCCGACGGCTACCACACACAGGAGGACATCCCCGAGGACATGGGCCTGACCGACGACTACCGGAAAGGCTGGGACACGCCCGCGGAGGTCGACGGCCACCGCATCTGGTATGCGGGCGCCGTCGGCACCGAGGCGCTGATGGCCGACGTCGTCCTCGAACGGGCGGCGGATGCCGGCGCCGATGTCGGCAACGCCATCGAGGAGATTCGTCGCCGCACGCGCGTTGCGGGAACCGAAGATGCCAGCGCGAGCGCGGGGGACTGA